A genomic region of Miscanthus floridulus cultivar M001 chromosome 3, ASM1932011v1, whole genome shotgun sequence contains the following coding sequences:
- the LOC136543104 gene encoding uncharacterized protein gives MEEAPNKRNALASLMEDVVFKILRCLLTCSLFYCKCVCRSWKDLISDPNNHKKLPQTMVSFFNDSENDNQNFTSVVRGVRPCSLEFLPFNIDNVALLDCCNGLILC, from the coding sequence atggaggaggcccccaacaagaggaacgcactggccagCCTTATGGAGGATGTTGTTTTCAAGATCCTCCGCTGCCTCCTCACCTGCTCCTTGTTCTAttgcaaatgtgtctgtcgctcctggaAAGACCTCATCTCGGAccccaacaaccataagaagctgCCCCAAACTATGGTCAGCTTCTTCAATGACAGTGAGAACGACAATCAAAACTTTACTAGCGTTGTCCGTGGTGTACGCCCCTGCTCCttggaattcttgcccttcaacattgACAATGTAGCTCTCTTAGATTGCTGCAACGGTCTCATCCTATGCTAA